The Mya arenaria isolate MELC-2E11 chromosome 15, ASM2691426v1 genomic sequence TGAAGGACCTGAGTCTCTGACAAAGTAATATCGCTACAAAGACAACGGACTTCATGCTGCCACTCATAATAACTAATCTCGTTCTTTGGTACGAAAAAGAATGGAATTTTCGGAGGTCTAGAACTACTAGCTGTACTAGAGGAGTATGTGAAATGAGATGGTGTGGAAGCACTAGCTGTATTCACAAAGAAAAGTGTGATAGGGGGTTCATCGTCGGCCTGTGATGTAGGGTTTATTTTAGGAATAGCACCTAGGTCATACTTTAGGGTAAAGGTGTATTTCTGAGATAACAACTGCAACATTGCCTCTTCTGACAACTGTTGTTGTGATTTATCTCCACCAGAAGCCTGCAGACCTGGATCTGGGTCTTCTATTTGTGACCCAATATCAATAAAGGTTAAGATACGAGTTGAATAAATTATGTGAATACAAAGTAAATGAACTACAGCATAGTTCACTGAATAAATTTCAGAAGTGAAATAAGCTATGTAACTAAGTATaaattccaaaataataaattattttaaataagtttaactATTTAAGTAAAACTCGACTATATTATATCCAAAATTAATTGCAACAAATACACCACTATAAAGAGTTGGTCAAATAATCcgaattgtaaacaaattaaagtgtcaacacacaatattcaataaaattccaATGAAGTAAACAGCTGATGAATTGTCAACTTAGTCGGTCACTAACGGCagtttgttttgatcaatacaCAATGTCCTGAAcctaaaaatgttaatttacaaaatttacaatACACAAACTGACAGGGAAAATGAATGATCTGGAATAGACTAGAATGTATTATTAGAAAACAGCTGACatattatgtgttttataacatatacaagTATCTATAACATGTAAATACCTGTGCTGCTTCAAATCTGCAATGAAAAAGGAGAGGTTAATGTCAATCAAATTAAATgagtaaaataacaataaaaggAATGCAACACTGCCTAGACAAAAATGTCAAGCAGTATGATACGAAACAAATCCAGGAAAATGTCTAAACACTGACCATGAATATATCGTTATACACAAATATCTACATATACACATATGTGTTACAACTGGTACTTACTATTCAGTGTTGGGTTAAGACATATACTTATAAAACTATGTGATTTGGCAGATAAACAcagaaacaaaaaaattaacacataaacaaataaacagacaCGTACACATATATAACTACTCAGATATTCTTTAAATCACCTGATTaactgtatttgaaataaaatggaatatattgaaatatgtgcAGAATTTTACATGCAAAGGGAATGTAGGGAAAAGAAAAGATACgaagaaaacaaatgtaatgCTTCACATTATTTTGTCGAACCTATAGATGCACGTATGAGTGTGATCTTATCACTCATTAACCCTATGCAACtagaaaaaattaaaatttccaATAAACACTATATCAGCAACTTAATTACCAATGCACTctactgaaaaaaaacaactcaaaACCAAAAGTGGAAAGTAggtaatgaaaataaataaaaagtgaatgaaTTGTCATTAACGTGAAAAAATGGACGttgttaacaaaaaatacattaaattggCAAAGAACACTATGAAATTGAATGAATTCAAACACAAACCTTGTTatcttaattgaaatttaactcCAAACGATGATAAACgtgtgtaaaaaataaatctagATACTGACACGTTCTAGTTTTTAACTGGCAGTGTACAAAAAATAGTGCACATATAATACAGCAAAAATctattaaatataatgaaatagatAAATGTACTTACAGAAGTCCAATCCAAATAtccaatatttatacaaattacaatataaacTAACACAAATAGcacattttacacaaaaaaaatccgCGAAGAATCCATCGGGAATCACACATGAACCGCTAATTTCTGTTTCTGACACAGACTCAGTGAAAGTTTATAAATGTCAACAGATCGAGCGACTCGagtattagattttttttttaaatagggtAAAGGGAATATAAgtatgaaaatgacaaaaaagggCTGGGCAGGGTGGAATAAGATAATTGgataaggggggggggggtataccgCTCCAATAGTGGTGGAGTACCGCGCGGAGTTGAATTGACGTCTGGTTGCTCGATATAGCCGACAGGGTCAACAACATTCCCACCTCACCGGGTCTACGATGAACAATTTCCTGGCCCACAGGAAACTCTTGTCGGGGAGACAATTTGTAGAAGGTCCGAAGTTTGATAAAGACACTTCTTGGAATTATGGTTTATTTATTGTGGTTATTTAAacctataaacataacattaattataaaaaaactagaaacataatatatttaaatagaacACAAGAccaatattaaaaagacataataCAAGGGTACAATACAATAACCATTCccgtgtaatgaaacataatagaaatacaaatgtgtttaattatttagatattatctaATAATCTTTATctgtgtaataaaacaaaataactcacCAGGATATGATGCgatatacttataatatttaaaataacaaacagttTTGCGATAACTGAGTGTAATACTGTAGTAAAATACCTTCAAACTTTACAGTTTGAAGTTCAGATCAGGAGTGGTTAGAGGAAAGGAGAAAGTTAGCGTGGTGCAGTGAAGATATAAATATCGAccaatgaaattttgaattaGATATATAAAACCTGTTTAAAACATCACCCCATACAGAACATTGTACATACATGAAGATAACATGGACTGAACGAATGACAATTACATGGACAGCACAAGTGACAAAACAAGACTGCTGGGGTGGAGTTGACCTGTCTACACAAGGTTATATCATTTTTGGTAACATTTGTGTCccattataaaatattggttAAAGTTACTATGCAAGTTAGGACGTGTCGTCAGTTCTCACGGAGACATTTATGCAATGGACATTTATCGTCAGCTAAGTGCACAGAACCTTCAGacgacaaagatgaatatttgtacatgtttcacaaaacaaattatGGCTTTAGATTAAGGTTTTTCACTCCAAGCTGCGATGAATTAGAacaacgttttgttttattgctttattttcagaaagcttgtcaattttaaaatgatctGTGCACATTTCCGAGTCTTAGCCCATGAGAAGAagatgtcacatttatgtaataagcggttttagaaaataaacgctattgctttattcatattcaattattcttaaataacTTTCCATTCAAACGTTGGgaatgtttaacttattttagGGATTACTATTTTAAAGTTATGGTCTTATTCTCTTAATGATGCCATTATATCATTATAGCTATATGTTGCGCATGCTACTCGAATAAATCCAATTTTGCTGTATTGATGTATGCTCATGTTTGGAAAGATgttctttgtttataaatgggaaagaaaatgcattttaaaacttAGCTTTATTATTGGAACTTGGCCGATCGGAGCACGCCTTAAACACACGTAAATAAACGCAATGAACACAATTGAACTGATGTATAGAAAAGATGTATTTCCCCTTTGTAAGTCAAAAATCTTAATCGTCTCTCAACCAATAATAAGCAACGTATTTGgttgtttgatttgtttcagtaactatttttcaaaatttcatgcAATTATACCTacgtttattttcttttattgaaacagAAGTAGATATGATGAGTAGCGACTTATCTATGGAACAGATGCCCGAAACGCCCGTCATTGAAGAGAGTCGCGAACCAGACAATCGACAAAGCAAACAAAGCAAAAACATGCCAAGGTAATCCCAAACTTGAGTTTGACACAACTATTTGTAAACGTTTGAAATATAACCACAATTATGAACTTAATGTAAAAACGTTTAATTCGACAATTTTTCTATAATCGATCGAATCGATgcacttaaaaacaaaactcacTCAATATTGTTTTGTGAACTTCACCGGtggatttttattatatattaaacaaattgcattaaaataacCATCaataatttcgaaaaaaaatcaattttactGGTATTATAAGTCAATCgacttgaacagttttaaagtgatacacaatatatataaaaattttaatgttttcatacttaacactattaaaaaatgacaaattatgaaatatctCATAATGTTTATTAGTATTGAATACGTTTCGTAGTACCTGTCTGGAAATATAACCCATACTTGTAATTAATCGCTATGTTTTTTGACAGAGTTCATACAGCAAGCAGTTTAGTCTTACAAAGTGAAGAGCCGAAAAAACTTAGAAACGATTCAGGCGCGCAAAGGTAAATacaatgttaattatttaattgatttaagaCAACCTTTTTGAcgacattcaaaacaaaataattgaagtTTAACATCAAATGTCATcatatgaaacattttcgcGAGTATAGTTTAACGCAATGATTTGTTTTGGTGTTGTGTTGGAAACAGGGAAACCAATATGTCACCCTTGGTGATCACCAACTAAATGCATAAACGTCCAGACCAGGAATAAAAACAGGGAAGCCTTGACACgaaagtaatatttataaacttatgacaaaacatacatattattttttgatgtttaaTGTCCAATTTAAATGTGATATTACTTGACAGGGCGAACAAAAGTATTGTTCTTgcctttaaatattgtaaattttatcGTCGTCCGGTGTCAGTTGATCAAAGGAGCATATATAATCATGGATAATACACTATAGGTCATTTATGCACATTAGTATGTAGCAAGTTATAACGTTACAATTGATACCAAATGTGTGTGATGTTGCTAATTTGTTTTTTGGATTCAACTTATATGTGGGTCGAATGTTTAATGATGAAAGTAAGATTGAAACATTCCATGAATTGACGTTGTCTTATTTCGCCATCATAAatcaattcttttttaaaagatgtCCTTACGAAAAGTATGTTTTTCAccaatttcttaaatttaaatgtctgatTGTTCAAAGTAGTGACGGTGTCTAACATTGTTCATATCTCAACAAAATCAACCAAAAACGTATCTATGAGCATTGTCGACAGAATGTAGCtaattacatatacatgttttaattcgTTCCTTTGAGGGCGGAACAGAGAAAACAACGAGAGGCTACATTCTTAACCATGCATGCGCAAAGGTCTAACAAAGGAAGTAGACCCATTACAACGGTATTATATCCAAAAACCGAAGAATGCCTTAGTACAGTGCATACGTTAAGAGTTGTTTACTTACAATTTCACTTAACAAGATTGATGCCGGTTCAATCAGCTATTTTCGTTCCGTTTCGGCATTTACCTAAAACACTCAAATTCTTTTCGGCTGGTTTAcgaattttgaatattttatgattaaCCCGTCTAAAGTGATATTTTGGAGAAATAAGTTTTGCATGAAACACGGTTTATTGTGGAAATTAAATTGGGTGGTTATCACATGGTGGTGAATTTTCGCTGATAATTCTATTTGTATTGCTTAAATTTATCAGTAGTGCATGTATTTAGAAGCAAAGTAGGTTTGAGATATGCATTACGAAAGGAAAGTAACGAATGAACAGTTAAAGCATGCCTTTCGCTTCTGGTCTACACTTGATTCAtacaatatttttctaaatagcCTAAATTTGTTCGGATCTTCACCTTACCAAATGaacttacatgtatatgatttttATAACAGATATTGGTCTCCTCACGACCTTGAAGTCTTTAAAAAGCCACTTTGCTTAATCAGTGCTGGCCCAAGAAATGAACTGAAGTTAGAGGTGGACACCATTGAGCAGCTTTCCAAAATTGATTTACCGTGTGTAGTTGTTGCAATTGCCGGGCTTTACAGAACAGGAAAATCGTTTTTGATGAATCGCCTTGCGGACCAAAACAGAGGTAATACAATTGATTTtacatacatttgaaaacatggaaacaatatgttatttgtaatatattactcatttgtatttaataaacagGTTTCGCACTTGGAGACTCAATAAAGTCAACAACAAAAGGTATATGGGTCTGGTGCAGAGTTCACCCTGAGCAGAAAAACACAGTTCTCGTTCTTCTGGACACAGAAGGACTTGGCGACATTGCCGAGGTAAATATTAAGTCGATTTTTTCTCAGATCATGAGACAATTTAGTTTGCAAAACCGTCTAAACTTCATGGCGAAAGTTGTACTATGGATCGAATTTTGGGGTCTATATATTTAGGCTCAGTACAAGCAAAGTTTGCGAGAGACAtttgtatctttaaaaaaactacaaattCATGTAAACGATGGGTAAAGCTCCTCATCTAAGTGCTTCCTATTAagttaattgtattaaataataaagtaGGCTATTAACACTGATTAATAATAGATGACCTAACTGCTTCAGCGTTGGATGAAATGATTGGGTTACCAACATAAAATCATTCCTATACATACAGGTTTAGGTAAATCTAAAACATTACCGAGCAATGTTTGCATACCGTAAATATATGTACTAAACACTATTATGTCAGTAATGCGAATgacttttcaatttgttttcgGGCGATGACATTGCATTGTAATTATATCATGGCAAAAATCACGTTGCGGTAGGTAGCGCAGGTTCTGCTTTAGGACGTCTCGCATCAGCCCCCGAAGATTATGCTAAATTGCATGAGTACTTATAcgaattgtttattatattttctttcctAGGAATATGAGATCGACTTGTTTTTCTTATCAAAGACATTCTATAAGAACATAAAGCTatgatgttttttaaatgaaatctttCATCAGTTTTGCATgctgaatatataaaaatgtccTCTGTATTTTAATTGCTTTGCCTTGGTGACAATGGTTGATTGCTGTCGCCAAAGCTTTTAATTCCGGtctatttaaattgaaaacgtttttttaaGACCATGTGTCGAAAACACCAAAGGTAGAACAGATCAacgtttttgaaaacaaaatcatataaaagattgcaaaataaaagaagcatattaaaataccaaatataGAAGATTGGTGCATTTATACTTGATTTCAAATTTGAGACCGAATATTTTCAGCTACTTTTTACGAACAACGTTCGAGTTTGTCTTTGATGTTTCACATTCATTTCCTCAGTATTTATCATGGCAACATCTTTATGTGCAAATGATACGAATAACTACAGAATTCTCTTTATTTCGTCGAAATCGTTCTTTTTCAACTTTCGATCGTTTTTGGCTAGTTTTGACCTGTTTAAACTCGTTGTATATTGCCATAAGTCACACATGTCGTAGCGATGCGACAGGTGTATTACCGGTTACATTCCTGTTCTATATACTAAACCAAAACACTCTTCATGTTCATATCAAACAGGGAGATCCAACTCATGACAACACACTCTTTACACTAGCGACCCTTTTGAGCAGCACACTTGTTTACAACATGAAAGGGGCTTTTGACCAAGACGCTGTCAACAAGCTAacgtaatatattttatcatacccATTCTTATACTTGTCCTGCAATTGATACCCGAAAGAATATTCGATATTGTAAATCAATGTCAATTTTGATGAATTATAAACtcataatatacatgtattattcaGGTTTGTGACAGAACTGTCGAAAAATATAGCACTTGAAAATAGGTTTGACGATGCTCTTCAATGCATTCTGCCAGGATTCGTCTTAGTCGTTCGAGACTTTACTTTAAAACTGGTAAAAGGCGACAGAAAAATAACCGCGGATGAATATTTAGAAGAATCCCTTCAAGATGTGGATTATGGAAAATCGTCGAAGAATGAGAAGTTCAATCGTGCAAGAGCGTCTATTCGCAATTACTTCCCAGAGTCAAGACGCAAATGTTTTCTGTTGCCGCCTCCTGGGGACCTGGATATCACTGAAAACCTTGAGATGTTGAGATTCGAAGATTTATCGAGAAGGTTCCAGGAGCAAACAACATGTTTCGTGTCATATATCAACGCACAACCTCCAAAAAAGCTCGTTGTCAGCAAACCTGTCACAGGTTCTAGTAAGTtgccattttattgaaaacatcagctattcttaactttatttatatttaatataataacgGAAAGCAGATCAATGAAGTAATTCAAATTCTTCTTTCTAGTGTTTGCGGAACTAACCAGAACATACGTTGAAGCTATTCGCAATGGTGGGGTACCAGATGTTGAAGATGCATTTGCAGCTGTGGCGAAATCGGAAAATGAGAAAGTCAAGAAAGAAACACTTGACAAGTTTGAAGTTTTCATGTCGAAATGCACTGTTCCGGCTCCAATAAAGCAACTTGAGCCACAGTATCGAGAGGCGGAACTGGCGTCATTGGTACACTTCAGGACAAACGCTGTATTTGATGACGGTAACATTGTGGAAAAAGAAGTTCAGGTTTGAAATCTTTTTTCGAATTTACAAtcggtttttattttataacagcAGATTCTTACTGGCTAGCCTTACACCGGTAAAGGTCTtttaagttgttaaaataaGCAATGTAACAATTTAGTATCGGTTGGTAATTGTATCGTTTTCAACTATAAGTTAATACGTGTAAACATTATATGTTGCAGATGAATATGGATATTTTCTGGGCTTCGATGAAAGACAACAACTTGCGTTCAATACGTGAAAAATGCAAAGCAGCTCTCGAAACATCGAACTGGGTGGTAGAGTTTAAAACACAGTTAGAAAACAGAACGTTTGAAGTAGCGGGTGGTTATTCGAAGTATAGACAGAGGCTGCAGATTGTGGAAATAGAATTTAAAAGTTCATTTTCTGGATACGATGAACATGAGGTAACATTTACGGCTGTTAAAATGGAAGTGTTGAGATTGTTTCCTCTTGCTGAatgtaattcaatatttaactaATTCCATAATAAAACGGGTTTCGACTTTGTTTATGGTAgtcacttaaatatatattacaaaaagtCATACAACTTACTAAATACCTGTTTCGAAGTAATAGTATGCAGATGTATATACCAGATTTAATGTAATGTGTTGTAGTACATGGGCGCCTGGAGCGAGTTCTTGCAGAGTATCAAATCAAAAGAAGCGTTTATCATGAGCAAAGACGAATCTTTGAGTGAAGAGGAAAGTTTAGgtaattgttcattttatatcTTGGTAACAAGACAGTTGATTATGTTTAGAcattaaaaacacttttaggtttaaacataatcgaatcaacatgtatatcaaactaaagaatacaacatatatatgtgattttttttgaatttcataaagagtttatttaatgaacatatGAAATGTgtaacagacaaacagacagtaAATATGTTATGTGTGTTATCATATTCTTATCCCATATATGTAATGATATACTAGGTCTTACTTAAACACTTTTCGGTTTTACCAGTATCAATTGCAGATAGTAGTACATAAATCACTAGCGTTTGAAATAGTAATTAGTGATAGAAAATGATGTATAGTAAATTGAAATTTCAGAAATGAACACTTACGATACatacaatgcatatattgttGCACTATTGCTTTTTATGGATCAATGTAGAAAAATAGGGTAAAAAGAGAAAGATACCTGGTATGTTGACCATGTTCTAGTAAGCGTGGAACCGTTTCAGTAAGTGCGCGAGACGAACGTTCCTACATTGACGTAATATTGTCTTATGAAAAACGGAAACTAAATATAATGACCACCAAAGAGActtataaaatgtttcattcgCGGACGAGTTTGTGGGATATTGCCACtttttcatagtttttttttcaggtaTAAGACTAATACTTCACACgacaatttgtcaaaatattgctgtaatgtgttttgtttagtttaaacatttaattatgctaacaaaaatatcataacaaatGAGAGGCGTGTTATATGCAGGATCTATCTATGCGCACaacgtgtttatttttttcccgCTCAGGAATAAGTTGCATTGATGAAAAATCGTTCgaaacaataacatgtaaaaaatactttggttttattttgtcaaaattagaTCAAAACCGTAGTATTATATTCGATATAAAAGTTCATGTTGCTATGGATTATTTTTCTATGGTGAATTGAAAGGTCCACGTGCCTAGTGTGTTTGGTTTCAAGCTCAAATATTTATACcgaaacaaatttaaacaatttaaagacCGTTCTGTCTGTATTTTGCATATACAATAGCGATAAGTATTATTGACAAAACCGTATCACATTATGTCACGATATTTCAACAGGGTATCGAGATATGTACCGCATATATGCCTATAAGCATAGATGGATAGATATTCATGATGATATATGGCCTTCGGGACAAACATTTGtacaacaaatacataatcaTTCCAACAGGTATAACAGATATTTTTAATTCTAAGTAAAGTATGCCATATTGGAAAAATATACACTGCAGAACAAGATTGTAATAATTTTAGGTATTAGCTAAAGTAAATAGTGTACGAAAATTATCAGGTGCTTAATACCATCATCAGAAAAATACTTAACACATATACTTGAATACTATTGACAACAAGTAGGAAATGAAATTCGTTTTCTACAACAATTCACAATATAGACAATagcgatatttttttatcaataacatAATGCCTTCACTTTTCTATCATAAGATTATGACATTACCCACATTCTGTCGTTCCCACACATATCCCAAACAATTAACATTCAAATTTTTCTTGACATGTTAAGCtcataaacatttcttttcatgatgtaataaaatgtacaactattatataattttaaaaagtatttattcttCATTGACGCCTTGGAATTGTTGTTCCACCAACTTATCCTTCAATAGTGACAAAATAATGACCGTTATATGTTTTGAAAGTATTAACGAAATtgtgattgaaattatttactgtataaagcagtattatt encodes the following:
- the LOC128219979 gene encoding guanylate-binding protein 3-like: MYWLMLTKTLQQTPTQTQDIGNVKDIRNKLCHLSNPQLNEGDFNLYNRQITTFIDETVKLIADGAFEQKIKCGLKEISTLLQMTVFDIVNTVHRFYQGHTTVLEEIHAIVNHISANEIPEMKKMYLEVKELFSIHFPSDHLKQIKAPEESSVTMTMQNVSVNEEEELSIVLVNLFMEEINHSKRGDDPVQNDLSRALQRALTKFKQYGTLTKILRGSVVFYIQFNSFLSFINCYDDVLAGKLTTEFKPLEIELQNIIQRPSLELDVIINTNEVQHFLHHSLQLLKQSGAGLDVDKEPTSDKVQLLKQSGAGLDVDKEPTSDKEVDMMSSDLSMEQMPETPVIEESREPDNRQSKQSKNMPRVHTASSLVLQSEEPKKLRNDSGAQRYWSPHDLEVFKKPLCLISAGPRNELKLEVDTIEQLSKIDLPCVVVAIAGLYRTGKSFLMNRLADQNRGFALGDSIKSTTKGIWVWCRVHPEQKNTVLVLLDTEGLGDIAEGDPTHDNTLFTLATLLSSTLVYNMKGAFDQDAVNKLTFVTELSKNIALENRFDDALQCILPGFVLVVRDFTLKLVKGDRKITADEYLEESLQDVDYGKSSKNEKFNRARASIRNYFPESRRKCFLLPPPGDLDITENLEMLRFEDLSRRFQEQTTCFVSYINAQPPKKLVVSKPVTGSMFAELTRTYVEAIRNGGVPDVEDAFAAVAKSENEKVKKETLDKFEVFMSKCTVPAPIKQLEPQYREAELASLVHFRTNAVFDDGNIVEKEVQMNMDIFWASMKDNNLRSIREKCKAALETSNWVVEFKTQLENRTFEVAGGYSKYRQRLQIVEIEFKSSFSGYDEHEYMGAWSEFLQSIKSKEAFIMSKDESLSEEESLEEKQKQEEKLQAMANRMKEDAANALRNQQDSFRNQQEVINKERERERVAREAELRRFMEDRNVVLEKLLSKQQSQIEALINRPPTVVRERSDSCVVQ